The genomic region tctgtgtgtgtctctatgggtcccgCTGGGGTCTCTCTCCTCAGGCTCTGCCCCAGCCGGGGCTGCGGAAGCTGCTGGAGCTAGTGGAGCTCCGTGATGCCTTCGTGGGGGCCCAGATCCGGAAGCACGAGGTGGGGGGAGGACCCCAATGTCCATGGGGGGGACGGACCCCAGTGTCCgtgggggggaccccaatatCCATGGGGGGGATGGACCCCAGTGTCCATGGGGGGGGAATCCAATGTCCATGGGGGGGACAGACCCCAGTGTCCATGGGGGGGACTCCAATGTCCATGGGGGGAACCCCAATATCCATGGGGGGGACAGACCCCAATGTCCATGGGGGGGGGACCCCAGTGTCCATGGGGGGGGTCAGACCCCAAtatccatggggggggggaccgACCCCAATGTCCGTGGCCCCCCCCCTTGGCACCCATTGGCCCCTCTCTGCCCCCCCAGGAGtgtccctcccccccccgggaCACGGTGCTGGGGTTCCTGCTGGACCCCTCTCGGCCGGGCCCCCCCCTGAGCCCCCCCCGCCTGCACATGGCCCTCGTTGACCTCTTCATCGGCGGCACCGAGACCACGGCCGCGGCGCTGGCCTGGGCCAttgccttcctgctgcaccGGCCTGAGGTACTGCGGGCACCGGCGGCACCGGGGGCAGCACTGCCCGACCGTGGCCATGTCCTGTCCATGTCCCATCTGTGTCCATGTCCCATTCCTGTCCATGTCCTATCCATGTCAATGTCCCATCCGTGTCTACATCCCATCCATGTCCTATCCCTGTCCATGTCCCATTCCTGTCCAAGTCCCATCCGTGGCCATGTCCTGTCCATGTCCATGTCCTATCCTTGTCCACATCTCATCCGTGTCCACGTCCCATCCCTGTTCATGTCCTATCCATGTCCATCTGTGTCCATATCCCATCCATGTTCATGTCCCATCCATATCCATGTCCGCCTGTATCCATGTCCATCCAGGTCCATGTCCATCCATGTCCATGTCCATCCATGTCCGTATCCCATCCATGTGACATGTGTGTGAGATGcatgtggtgtgtgtgtgatcCAGGGGATGGGTGTGATATGAGACATGACACGTTACAGGTGTGATGTGTTTCACACACGTGACTTAACATGGAACACTTAAGACACATAGAACATGTAACACACATGTAACACGTGTATAACACACCTGTAACGTGTGTCACACGCATCACGTGTATAACACACATACATCACATGTGTGTCACACACATCACGTGCGCACCACGTGTTCCccgctgcagctgcaggagcagctccgCTCCGAGCTCCGCCGGGAGCTGCCTCCGGGTGCTCAGCTCCGGGCCTCGGACGTTCGGCGGCTTCCGCTGCTGCGGGCGACGGTCACCGAGACCCTGCGGCTGCGGCCGCCGGCACCGCTGGCACTGCCGCACTGCGCCCGGCGGAGCACCAGGTACTGGCTGAGCCCCGCCCCCTGACCGAGACCACGCCCCCGACCCCGCCCCCTGCCCCCCGCTGACACTGCCGCGCTGCGCCCGGCGGAGCACCAGGTACCGGCTGAGCCCCGCCCCCTACCGAGCCCCCGCCCCTCCtgtggccccgccccctgcccgaggccccgccccctccctcACTGCGCCCGGCGGAGCACCAGGTAAGGCCGGAGCCCCGCCCCCTGCacgaggccacgccccctcctgTGGCACCGCCCCCTGTCTCCGGCCCCACCCACTGCAGCCTCGGAACGGGCTCAGCATCGACCCCTGTCCGCGGCCCCTCCTCCTCCGTGGCCCCGCCCCTTGTTTGTGACCACGCCTCCTGTTTGCGACCCCGCCCCCTTcccgaggccccgccccctgccgcCCCGTCACGTGCTCCGCAGCGCCCCCTGCCCGTCCCCTCTGTCCCCGCAGCCTCGGGGGGCTCCCGGTCCCTGCCGGCTCCATCCTGGTCCCCAACCTCTTGGCCGCGCACCAGGACCCCGAGCTCTGGGAGCACCCGGAGGAGTTCCTGCCTGGTATGAACCGGGGGCACCGGGGGCCCCTCAGCACATTTGGGGTCCCTTCAACCCCTTGGGGTCCCCTGAGCCCTCGGGGTCCCCTCAGCACCTTTGGCGTCCCTTCAACCATTGGGGTCCTCTCCCTGATATTGGGGTCCTCTCAACACCTTTGGGGCCCCAAACCCCATTGGGTTCCCCTGAACCCCTTGGTGTAGGACCCCCTGGATCCCCTCAACCCCTTCGGGTCCCCTGAGCCCCATCTGAGTGGGCTCCTCCTGGCTACCGGGGTCGCCTGAGCACTTGGGTTCCCCTCAACACCTTTGGGGTCCCTTCAACCCCTTGGGGTCCCCTCTGTTATTGGGGTGCCCTGAACCCCATCGGTGTCCCCCCAACCTCTTGGGGTCCCCTCTCTGTTATTGGGGTCCCCTCTCTGTTATCGGGGTCCCCTCCCTGATATTGGGGTCTCCTCTCTGTTATTGGGGTCACCTGCCCCCCTCGGTGTCAACCCTCTGACTCTGCCCCCCCCAGAGCGGTTCCTGTCCGCGGGGGCTCCGCTGCGGTCGCTGCTGCCGTTCGGCTGTGGGGCCCGTTCGTGCCTGGGTGAGGCCGTGGCCCGAGCGGAGCTGTTCGTGTTCCTGGGGCAGCTGCTGGGCGACTTCCGGTTGGAGCCGCCGGTTCCGGGGCTGCTGCCGTCACTGCGCGTGCGCGCAGGGACCGTCCTGCGCTGCCCGTCCTTCCGGGTGCGCCTGGTGCCGTGGGAGGGGGCGGATTGAGACCTGCCTGCGACATGTGACCTGTGACATGTGACCTGTGACATGTGACCTGCACCCTGCCCTGCCTGTACCCAgatccctgcctgcacctgtTGAAGAGTTTGGCTGAGCCAAATAACTCTGCTATTTTCTAGAAAGAATTGTAACTCATTGATTGCCCATGGATTATAGGGGTAGCAGGTAACGTAAATTGAGTATTAATGAGACAAGCTTGTCTTTCCATTTGCAAGAGCCAAGTCCAATTTGTGCTACTAAAAATGTCTGGATTTTCTGCTCTTAAGTGCTGGTACTTTACTATCTATAAAAGCCTGTAATCTCTGTAGAGCAATTACAGTGCACTGAGGTCTCCTGCAGAGGGTTGTCTGATACCACCCTTGCAAAATCAACTGAACAGTTCCCATCCGAAAGGgctctcttctgtttttttaatgccCTTGgacaggagaaagcaaaggaatTGGGTAGGAAGTGCTGAAGTAGCCTTACTTGCTTGAGATCTAGCTCAGTAGTTTAAAGTAATTGCAACTGGCTgatgtttcttctctttagTCAGTAGTGAGCCAGTTCCTAGGTGTTTTGTGAgtttgctgctttcctgttgGCAGAGAAATGGATCTTTATAAGGTTTTTGGAGTGGGCTATAACTTCTTGCTTTCAGCAGTAACCTTTTCTGTTGATGAATAAAAAGCACAGGATATGCATGGGTTTAACATGCTGCCATTCTCTGAGTAAGAGACAGTCCCAGTGCTTTGTTTTAGAGAAGACTTTGCCCCctcctaaagaaaaatgtatacTCAAAATCCAGCAGTACAAGGAAAATTAGTGGATTTCTGGCCTAGCTAATATGAAATATCGGATGCTGCAGTTTACCCCTGCCTTGGGTGTCCTGAGGTGTCACAGATGCTTCACACGTCAGATAAAGTCTTAGGGAAGAGTTTCACAGGACTGGGATCTTGCGCACGCGCAGTAGCGTCTCGATTTCCGGAAATCCAAATGCTACTGCGCATGCACCGCATGAAACAGCTACTGCGCATGCGCTGGTCaaaattgctactgcgcatgcgcgaGCCTaaattgctactgcgcatgcgccgGGCAAAATTGCTACTCCGCATGCGCGAGCCTaaattgctactgcgcatgcgcggggcAAATttgctactgcgcatgcgccggtaaaaattgctactgcgcatgcgcgaGCTTAAATTGCTAGTGCGCATGCGCGAGCCTATTTTGCTACTGCGCATTCGCCTGGCGaaattgctactgcgcatgcgcgaGTCTAATttgctactgcgcatgcgcgggcctccggccccgggcgcgggggcccggcgttcgggtgggttggcagggcgcccgggcccgggcggccggggccggggggggccttgttgcccacggcaacggccctgggggccgggggcagagagtgaggggcgggcggggggcagcgttgcgaagccaggcgtgcgctgaacaggtGCAGCACCAGTACCTCCTCCTGGCcctctgcccccggcccccagggcccttgccgtgggcaacaaggccccccccggccccggccgcccgggcccgggcgccctgccaacccgcccgaacgccgggcccccgcgcccggggccggagggccaggagggggcactggtactgcgcctgttcagcgcacgcctggcttcgcaacgctgccccccgcccgcccctcactctctgcccccggcccccagggccgttgccgtgggcaacaaggccccccccggccccggtcGCCCgagcccgggcgccctgccaacccgcccgaaggccgggcccccgcgcccggggccggagggccaggagggggtactggtgcttcgcctgttcagcgcacgcctgggttcgcaacgctgccccccgcccgcccctcactctctgcccccggcccccagggccgttgccgtgggcaacaaggcccccccccggccccggtcGCCCgagcccgggcgccctgccaacccgcccgaaggccgggcccccgcgcccggggccggagggccaggagggggtactggtgctgcgcctgttcagcgcacgcctggcttcgcaacgctgccccccgcccgcccctcactctctgcccccggcccccagggccgttgccgtgggcaacaaggccccccccggccccggccgcccgggcccgggcgccctgccaagccgcccgaacgccgggcccccgcgcccggggccggagggccaggagggggtactggtgctgcgccNNNNNNNNNNNNNNNNNNNNNNNNNNNNNNNNNNNNNNNNNNNNNNNNNNNNNNNNNNNNNNNNNNNNNNNNNNNNNNNNNNNNNNNNNNNNNNNNNNNNNNNNNNNNNNNNNNNNNNNNNNNNNNNNNNNNNNNNNNNNNNNNNNNNNNNNNNNNNNNNNNNNNNNNNNNNNNNNNNNNNNNNNNNNNNNNNNNNNNNNNNNNNNNNNNNNNNNNNNNNNNNNNNNNNNNNNNNNNNNNNNNNNNNNNNNNNNNNNNNNNNNNNNNNNNNNNNNNNNNNNNNNNNNNNNNNNNNNNNNNNNNNNNNNNNNNNNNNNNNNNNNNNNNNNNNNNNNNNNNNNNNNNNNNNNNNNNNNNNNNNNNNNNNNNNNNNNNNNNNNNNNNNNNNNNNNNNNNNNNNNNNNNNNNNNNNNNNNNNNNNNNNNNNNNNNNNNNNNNNNNNNNNNNNNNNNNNNNNNNNNNNNNNNNNNNNNNNNNNNNNNNNNNNNNNNNNNNNNNNNagggccaggagggggtactggtgctgcgcctgtatcagcgcacgcctggcttcgcaacgctgccccccgcccgcccctcactctctgcccccggcccccagggccgttgccgtgggcaacaaggccccccccggccccgggcgccccgggcccgggcgccctgccaaacccgcccgaacgccgggcccccacGCCCGGGGACGgaggccaggagggggtactggtgctgcgcctgttcagcgcacgcctggcttcgcaacgctgccccccgcccgcccctcactctttgcccccggcccccagggccgttgccgtgggcaacaaggccccccccggccccggccgcccgggcccgggcgccctgccaacccgcccgaacgccgggcccccgcgcccggggccggagggccaggagggggtactggtgctgcgcctgttcagcgcacgcctggcttcgcaacgctgccccccgcccgcccctcactctctgcccccggcccccagggccgttgccgtgggcaacaaggccccccccggccccggccgcccgggcccgggcgccctgccaacccgcccgaacgccgggcccccgcgcccggggccggagggccaggagggggtactggtgctgcgcctgttcagcgcacgcctggcttcgcaacgctgccccccgcccgcccctcactctctgcccccggcccccagggccgttgccgtgggcaacaaggccccccccggccccggccgcccgggcccgggcgccctgccaacccgcccgaacgccgggccccccgcgcccggggccggagggccaggagggggtactggtgctgcgcctgttcagcgcacgcctggcttcgcaacgctgccccccgcccgcccctcactctctgcccccggcccccagggccgttgccgtgggcaacaaggccccccccggccccggccgcccgggcccgggcgccctgccaacccgcccgaacgccgggcccccgcgcccggggccggagggccaggagggggtactggtgctgcgcctgttcagcgcacgcctggcttcgcaacgctgccccccgcccgcccctcactctctgcccccggcccccagggccgttgccgtgggcaacaaggccccccccggccccggccgcccgggcccgggcgccctgccaagccgcccgaacgccgggcccccgcgcccggggccggagggccaggagggggtactggtgctgcgcctgttcagcgcacgcctggcttcgcaacgctgccccccgcccgcccctcactctctgcccccggcccccagggccgttgccgtgggcaacaaggcccccccccggccccggccgcccgggcccgggcgccctgccaacccgcccgaacgccgggcccccgcgcccggggccggagggccaggagggggtactggtgctgcgcctgttcagcgcacgcctggcttcgcaacgctgcccccccgcccgcccctcactctctgcccccggcccccagggccgttgccgtgggcaacaaggccccccccggccccggccgcccgggcccgggcgccctgccaacccgcccgaacgccgggcccccgcgcccggggccggagggccaggagggggtactggtgctgcgcctgttcagcgcacgcctggcttcgcaacgctgccccccgcccgcccctcactctctgcccccggcccccagggccgttgccgtgggcaacaaggccccccccggccccggccgcccgggcccgggcgcccagccaacccgcccgaacgccgggcccccgcgcccggggccggagggccaggagggggtactggtgctgcgcctgttcagcgcacgcctggcttcgcaacgctgcccccccgcccgcccctcactctctgcccccggcccccagggccgttgccgtgggcaacaaggccccccccggccccggccgcccgggcccgggcgccctgccaaccgccccgaacgccgggcccccgcgcccggggccggagggccaggagggggtactggtgctgcgcctgttcagcgcacgcctggcttcgcaacgctgccccccgcccgcccctcactctctgcccccggccccagggccgttgccgtgggcaacaaggccctccccggccccggccgcccgggcccgggcgccctgccaacccgcccgaacgccgggccccccgcgcccggggccggagggccaggagggggtactggtgctgcgcctgttcagcgcacgcctggcttcgcaacgctgccccccgcccgcccctcactctctgcccccggcccccagggccgttgccgtgggcaacaaggccccccccggccccggccgcccgggcccgggcgccctgccaacccgcccgaacgccgggcccccgcgcccggggccggagggccaggagggggtactggtgctgcgcctgttcagcgcacgcctggcttcgcaacgctgccccccgcccgcccctcactctctgcccccggcccccagggccgttgccgtgggcaacaaggccccccccggccccggccgcccgggcccgggcgccctgcccacccgcccgaacgccgggccccgcgcccggggccggagggccaggagggggtactggtgctgcgcctgttcagcgcacgcctggcttcgcaacgctgccccccgcccgcccctcactctctgcccccggcccccagggccgttgccgtgggcaacaaggccccccccggccccggccgcccgggcccgggcgccctgccaacccgcccgaacgccgggcccccgcgcccggggccggagggccaggagggggtactggtgctgcgcctgttcagcgcacgcctggcttcgcaacgctgccccccgcccgcccctcactctctgcccccggcccccagggccgttgccgtgggcaacaaggccccccccggccccggccgcccgggcccgggcgccctgccaacccgcccgaacgccgggcccccgcgcccggggccggagggccaggagggggtactggtgctgcgcctgttcagcgcacgcctggcttcgcaacgctgccccccgcccgcccctcactctctgcccccggcccccagggccgttgccgtgggcaacaaggccccccccggccccggccgcccgggcccgggcgccctgccaacccgcccgaacgccgggcccccgcgcccggggccggagggccaggagggggtactggtgctgcgcctgttcagcgcacgcctggcttcgcaacgctgccccccgcccgcccctcactctctgcccccggcccccagggccgttgccgtgggcaacaaggccccccccggccccggccgcccgggcccgggcgccctgccaacccgcccgaacgccgggccccccgcgcccgtggccggagggccaggagggggtactggtgctgcgcctgttcagcgcacgcctggcttcgcaacgctgccccccgcccgcccctcactctctgcccccggcccccagggccgttgccgtgggcaacaaggccccccccggccccggccgcccgggcccgggcgccctgccaacccgcccgaacgccgggccccccgcgCCTGGGGtccggagggccaggagggggtactggtgctgcgcctgttcagcgcacgcctggcttcgcaacgctgccccccgcccgcccctcactctctgcccccggcccccagggccgttgccgtgggcaacaaggccccccccggccccggccgcccgggcccgggcgccctgccaacccgcccgaacgccgggcccccgcgcccggggccggaggggcAAGAGtgggtactggtgctgcgcctgttcagcgcacgcctggcttcgcaacgctgccccccgcccgcacctcactctctgcccccggcccccagggccgttgccgtgggcaacaaggcccccccccggccccggccgcccgggcccgggcgccctgccaacccgcccgaacgccgggccccccgcgcccggggccggagggccaggagggggtactggtgctgcgcctgttcagcgcacgcctggcttcgcaacgctgcccccccgcccgcccctcactctctgcccccggcccccagggccgttgcctgtgggcaacaaggccccccccggccccggccgcccgggcccgggcgccctgccaacccgcccgaacgccgggcccccgcgcccaaGGGCCGGAGGGCaaggagggggtactggtgctgcgtctgttcagcgcacgcctggcttcgcaacgctgccccccgcccgcccctcactctctgcccccggcccccagggccgttgccgtgggcaacaaggccccccccggccccggccgcccgggcccgggcgccctgccaacccgcccgaacgccgggcccccgcacccggggccggagggccaggagggggtactggtgctgcgcctgttcagcgcacgcctggcttcgcaacgctgccccccgcccgcccctcactctctgcccccggcccccagggccgttgccgtgggcaacaaggccccccccggccccggccgcccgggcccgggcgccctgccaccccgcccgaacgccgggcccccgcgctGGGGtccggagggccaggagggggtactggtgctgcgcctgttcagcgcacgcctggcttcgcaacgctgccccccgcccgcccctcactctctgcccccggcccccagggccgttgccgtgggcaacaaggccccccccggcgccggccgcccgggcccgggcgccctgccaacccgcccgaacgccgggcccccgcgcccggggccggagggccaggagggggtactggtgctgcgcctgttcagcgcacgcctggcttcgcaacgctgccccccgcccgcccctcactctctgccccagGCCCgcagggccgttgccgtgggcaacaaggccccccccggccccggccgcccgggcccgggcgccaagccaacccgcccgaacgccgggcccccgcgcccggggccggaggggcAAGAGtgggtactggtgctgcgcctgttcagcgcacgcctggcttcgcaacgctgccccccgcccgaacctcactctctgcccccggcccccagggccgttgccgtgggcaacaaggccccccccggccccggccgcccgggcccgggcgccctgccaacccgcccgaacgccgggcccccgcgcccggggccggagggccaggagggggtactggtgctgcgcctgttcagcgcacgcctggcttcgcaacgctgccccccgcccgcccctcactctctgcccccggcccccagggccgttgcctgtgggcaacaaggccccccccggccccggccgcccgggcccgggcgccctgccaacccgcccgaacgccgggcccccgcgcccagggcCGGAGGGCaaggagggggtactggtgctgcgtctgttcagcgcacgcctggcttcgcaacgctgccccccgcccgcccctcactctctgcccccggcccccagggccgttgccgtgggcaacaaggccccccccggccccggccgcccgggcccgggcgccctgccaacccgcccgaacgccgggcccccgcgcccggggccggagggccaggagggggtactggtgctgcgcctgttcagcgcacgcctggcttcgcaacgctgccccccgcccgcccctcactctctgcccccggcccccagggccgttgccgtgggcaacaaggccccccccggccccggccgcccgggcccgtgCGCCCTGCCAccccgcccgaacgccgggccaTCGCGCCCGtggccggagggccaggagggggtactggtgctgcgcctgttcagcgcacgcctggcttcgcaacgctgccccccgcccgcccctcactctctgcccccggcccccagggccgttgccgtgggcaacaaggccccccccggccccggccgcccgggcccaaggcgccctgccaaccccgcccgaacgccgggcccccgcgcccgtggccggagggccaggagggggtactggtgctgcgcctgttcagcgcacgcctggcttcgcaacgctgccccccgcccgcccctcactctctgcccccggcccccagggccgttgccgtgggcaacaaggccccccccggccccggccgcccgggcccgggcgccctgccaacccgcccgaacgccgggcccccgcgcccgtggccggagggccaggagggggtactggtgctgcgcctgttcagcgcacgcctggcttcgcaacgctgccccccgtccgcccctcactctctgcccccggcccccagggccgttgccgtgggcaacaaggccccccccggccccggccgcccgggcccgggcgccaagccaacccgcccgaacgccgggcccccggggccggagggccaagagggggtactggtgctgcgcctgttcagcgcacgcctggcttcgcaacgctgccccccgcccgcccctcactctctgcccccggcccccagggccgttgccgtgggcaacaaggccccccccggccccggccgcccgggcccgggcgccctgccaacccgcccgaacgccgggccccccgcgcccggggccggagggccaggagggggtactggtgctgcgcctgttcagcgcacacctggcttcgcaacgctgccccccgcccgcccctcactctctgcccccggcccccagggccgttgccgtgggcaacaaggccccccccggccccggcagcccgggcccgggcgccctgccaacccgcccgaacgccgggcccccgcgcccggggccggagggccaggagggggtacgTGGTGCTGCGtcctgttcagcgcacgcctggcttcgcaacgctgccccccgcccgcccctcactctctgcccccggcccccagggccgttgccgtgggcaacaaggccccccccggccccggccgcccgggcccgggcgccctgccaacccgcccgaatgCCGtgcccccgcgcccggggccggagggccaggagggggtactggtgctgcgcctgttcagcgcacgcctggcttcgcaacgctgccccccgcccgcccctcactctctgcccccggcccccagggccgttgccgtgggcaacaaggccccccccggccccggccgcccgggcccgggcgccctgccaaccccgcccgaacgccgggcccccgcgcctGGGGtccggagggccaggagggggcactggtgctgcgcctgttcagcacacacctggcttcgcaacgctgccccccgcccgcccctcactctctgcccccggcccccagggccgttgccgtgggcaacaaggccccccccggccccggccgcccgggcccgggcgccctgccaacccgcccgaacgccgggcccccgcgcccgtggccggagggccaggagggggtactggtgctgcgcctgttcagcgcacg from Melopsittacus undulatus isolate bMelUnd1 chromosome 20, bMelUnd1.mat.Z, whole genome shotgun sequence harbors:
- the LOC117437281 gene encoding steroid 21-hydroxylase-like, translated to MGMLLSVIHPLGMLLSVIHPMRIGRVPSYMGGAYSGRVPPYLTPSPPVAPPPPMALLPLLLPLLALLMALAAHWGALQLLHPQGALHLARLARRKGPVLRMRVGGRDVLVLSSAGTIREALARHWGDWLGRPPSYLAPLVSRGGRDLALGAPTPGWRLQRAATRGALARAGPRLEAELMKRGRGLREELRSYGGAPLDPFEVFAFHTCSTIGGLIFGDLLPPEPEVRGFTRCVLELLELWGRGSLRALELVPALRALPQPGLRKLLELVELRDAFVGAQIRKHEVGGVPPQECPSPPRDTVLGFLLDPSRPGPPLSPPRLHMALVDLFIGGTETTAAALAWAIAFLLHRPELQEQLRSELRRELPPGAQLRASDVRRLPLLRATVTETLRLRPPAPLALPHCARRSTSLGGLPVPAGSILVPNLLAAHQDPELWEHPEEFLPERFLSAGAPLRSLLPFGCGARSCLGEAVARAELFVFLGQLLGDFRLEPPVPGLLPSLRVRAGTVLRCPSFRVRLVPWEGAD